Below is a genomic region from Paenibacillus rhizovicinus.
GAAGCCGATATTAAGCGAGGACTCCTCGAAGAACGTCTTGAAATTCTCGAGTCCGGTATAGGTCCAATCCTGCAGCGTCCAACGTGTCATGCTGAAGAAGAAGGACATGAACGTCGGCAATATAAAGATGACCAAGTAGATGATCGCCGCAGGCAGCAGGAAGTAATAGGAGTAGGTTCTTTTCCAAACCTTGTTCATTGCGATCCCCCTTGTCGGTATGGTTGATTGCGGTTGATCCTATGAATCGACTCTATAAAACGTCAAAAGGACAGCATCAAGATGTCCTTTTGACGTTATTGGCTTTACCAGCCGTTTACCAGCCGGCGAGTCCAAGCTGCTGCGCTTGCTTCTCTACGTCCTTGTCGTAATCGGCAGCCGCGTCCGCCGCCTTCTTATGGCCCGAGCCGACTTCGACCGTGATCTGCGGGAGGTTAGGCCCCTTGACCGGAGAGACGAACTCGAGCGCCGGAGCCGTCATGCCGGAATCGAAGTACGGAAGCATGTCTTTGACGACCTGCGGGACATCGTCCGGAATCGCGGCGCCTTTAATCACGTAAGGTCCGGTCGGTTTGGACACCGTGCCGACCACCGCCATTCCTTCCGGGGAGGCAATGAAGGCTACGAACTTCTTGGCCTCGTCGAGATGCTGTCCGTTCTTGTAAATATAAGCCGCCCCCGGCATCCAAACCGTCAATCCGTTCTTGTCCGCGCTGTCGCCCGGCTGAGCGAAGAAACCGATATCGTTGATGTTATCGGGATTGTTCTGCGCGATGGTCGGGATGACGAAGGTAAGCATCGGATATTGCGCGCCTTTTCCTTCTGCCAGCATCTTGAGTCCGGCATCCAGGTTGGCAGCCAGATAATCCTTGTTCATGTAGCCTGCCGTTTCTTGCAGCTTCTCGAAGCCTCTCAACGCAGCGGGCGTCGTCGCATACTTCGCTTTGTTCGCGGTATAGTCGGCCGCGAAGGTCGGCGCTTCGGCCTGCACGTTGTAGTAATCGGCCAGCATGATCAACTGCGACGTCCACGAATCCTTGTACGTTCCGATGATGGCGGTAATGCCTGCTTCCTTGATCTTCTTCGTGTTCGCCATCAATTCGTCCCACGTCTTCGGTACGCTTAGCCCGAGCTGCGCGTAGATCTTCTTGTTGTAGAACCAGCCCCCTCCCATCGACGAGTTATAAGGAGCGCCGTATTGCTTGCCATTGAAGGTAACGGTTTGCTTGAAGGAGTCGATGACGTCTCCTTCCCAAGGCTCGCCCGTCACGTCCAGGATATTCTGCTCCGGGTTAAGCGCTTGCATAAGCGAGCCGGAGTTGTAGAAGAAGACATCGTTCATATCGCCGGTCGATAGGCGCGTCTTCACGAAGTTGTCGCCTTCGCTGCCGGCCGGACGCGTCTCCGTCTCGATGGTGATGTTCGGGTTCTTCGCTTGGAAGGCATCGACCAAAGCTTTGGCCACGTTAACCGTGTCTTGCTGGTTATCGATAAGCAAGGTGAGCTTGACCTTCTCCTGCGGCTTGTCGGTATCGTTCGTCGACGGCGCATTCGCATCCGCGTTCGTATTCGCGTTCGACGAATTATTCGCGGCGGACGGCTGATTATCGGAAGAAGAGTTATTCGCGGAAGATGAAGCCTTGTCGTTATCGTTCGAACTGCCGCAGCCGGCTAGCAAGCCTCCGAGCAACAGCACGCCCGACAGGATCGCCACGTATTTTCTCGTATTTCCTGCGCTCGCAATCGTCATGAACAGTTTCCCCCTATAGGATGATCGATCGTTGATAGAGGGCCCGGGTACCCATATCGTCATTATAAACGCAGCTCTCTCTGCCGTTCAGTGCGTCATTTCATTGTTCGGCGTCCGTTTTTTTTAGATGGGGTCCCGGTAATGGCCGGGGGTGGTCCCCGTCCATTTCTTGAATACCTCCGAGAAATGCCGGTACGTATGGTAGCCGACCCGTTCGCTTACTTCGTTCACCTTCAAGCCCTTGCGAAGCAGCATCTTGGCAAGCTCCATCCGGTAGCGGGTCAGAAATTTGATATAGGTCTCGCCCGTCTCTTCCTTGAACAATACGCTTAAGTAAGCCGCATTCATGCCAACGTGGTCGGCTACCTCCTGCAGCGACAGATCGCGGTTCACGTGCTGCACGATATAGGTACGCGCCCGGCCGACCGCGGAAGTCTTCGGTGCAAGCCCGTCATCCAACGCCTGGCCATCCAAACGCGCCTTATCCAGCAGCTCCCGCTGACTCTCTTCCCATTTTCGGCGAATTTCCGTCGTTTCGCGCTGACTGCCGATTTTGGACACCGCCTTCCGCAGGGAACGCTCCACGCTCTCATCCGTGATCGGCTTCTCCAAGTAATCGGTCACGCCAAGCTGAAGCGCCTCCTTCACGTATTCGAACTCGTTGAAGCCGCTGAATACGATACAGCAAGTATCCTCGGCTTCGCGCATGATCTCCCGAATCAGCTGCAGGCCGTCCATGCCCGGCATCCGGATATCGGTCAGCACGATATCGGGTCTCTCTTGCCTGAATAACTCCAGGGCGGCAATCCCGTCACCGGCCGTGCCCACCAACTCAACCTCCAAGCCGGTCC
It encodes:
- a CDS encoding response regulator transcription factor, translated to MLKAVVFDDEYIVIEALRMLIDWTGLEVELVGTAGDGIAALELFRQERPDIVLTDIRMPGMDGLQLIREIMREAEDTCCIVFSGFNEFEYVKEALQLGVTDYLEKPITDESVERSLRKAVSKIGSQRETTEIRRKWEESQRELLDKARLDGQALDDGLAPKTSAVGRARTYIVQHVNRDLSLQEVADHVGMNAAYLSVLFKEETGETYIKFLTRYRMELAKMLLRKGLKVNEVSERVGYHTYRHFSEVFKKWTGTTPGHYRDPI
- a CDS encoding ABC transporter substrate-binding protein yields the protein MTIASAGNTRKYVAILSGVLLLGGLLAGCGSSNDNDKASSSANNSSSDNQPSAANNSSNANTNADANAPSTNDTDKPQEKVKLTLLIDNQQDTVNVAKALVDAFQAKNPNITIETETRPAGSEGDNFVKTRLSTGDMNDVFFYNSGSLMQALNPEQNILDVTGEPWEGDVIDSFKQTVTFNGKQYGAPYNSSMGGGWFYNKKIYAQLGLSVPKTWDELMANTKKIKEAGITAIIGTYKDSWTSQLIMLADYYNVQAEAPTFAADYTANKAKYATTPAALRGFEKLQETAGYMNKDYLAANLDAGLKMLAEGKGAQYPMLTFVIPTIAQNNPDNINDIGFFAQPGDSADKNGLTVWMPGAAYIYKNGQHLDEAKKFVAFIASPEGMAVVGTVSKPTGPYVIKGAAIPDDVPQVVKDMLPYFDSGMTAPALEFVSPVKGPNLPQITVEVGSGHKKAADAAADYDKDVEKQAQQLGLAGW